AGTGGTATGAATAAACAACTATATCTGCGTGGATTATCTATACAGGGATGTAAAAAATCTGacattaatcttacttatattataaactagcttttacccgcgactccgtccgcgctgaataaaaaaaatgcacacaagataaaaaagttcctatgtccgtctcctagttctaagctacctccccatcaattttcagctaaatcagttcgaccgatcttgagttataaatagtgtaactaacacgactttcttttatatatatataagatgcgaatctttggatgtatggatgtttgtttgaaagtatctccggaacggatcaacCGATCTTGACAAAattcggcacagatgtaaaacatcaAGAACACTTGAcacttgtaaattttttaataattccgcgaggacagagccgcgggcgacaactagttgaTTAACAATAcagactaaaaataaacatactaaTTCAATACATTTATGTTACTGCGCATGAACTCAttgtttttatgatttaataaaattgaaaaacaaattactttaaaaaaaaatatttaaatgtactcTATCAAAACTAACATCCATAGACataaatagacaaaaattatgtaaaataaaccaCTTGTAAACAGACTTACAGCAAATCTGGACAAGAAGTATGGACACCAGTTTCTGTCCGCACCATACTGCTTCAAATCATCCATTGTGTAAACACCGTATGGCAACATTGACTCCTTGCCTTCACGGTTGAATCCTTCGTAGAACTGACCTGagatttattaacataatgcaaagttatgttaaaagctCAGAATGTTAGCCAGCACTAGCTTTTTTGTAGCAAAAAAAACCTATTCAAAACAAATCAGTaaaatactgaaaaaaaaaatcttactaatattataattgcgaaaatttagattatCTGCAAACAGCTCAActgatcttaatgaaattttacctagatgtagaacatagtctggaagaattcTTAGGCtagtaattaagatttttttttaattctgcgcactaggagtcattttattataaaaaaaattcaatttactttagcaaaattaaaactcataaagttaatttatttcttacttaacATATTGCTTATCATATTAAGTTAACAGATTTTCTAACTTATGTGATACATGACTTTACTTACAGATAGGCACAGAGCTGTCACCCTCATGTCTCTCCCGAATGTAGCTTGCGGTGAGAGAGTGACATTTACCATCAACTAGTTTGCCCTCTCTTTCTCTCGACACCTGCAAATGtacttatttaatgtaaatcttactaatattataaatgcgaatgtttggatggatggatggatgtttgaaggtatctccagaacccAAGTCccaggcgacagctaatatatctatattataaaagaaagtcatgttagttacactatttataactcaaaaacggctgaatcgatttgactgaaaattggtgggcaggtagcttagaaccaggaaacggacataggataatttttaccccgtttattttttattccgcgcggacggagtcgcgagtaaaagctagtatatatataaaagaaagttgtgttagttacactatttataactcaagaacggctgaatcaatttgactgaaaattggtgggcaggtagcttagaaccaggaaacggacataggatattttttaccccgtttcctattttttattccgcgcggacggagtcgcgggtaaaagctagtatataatatttgtaaataactaTACGTACAAATCTTCAAAAATCACTAATATCACATCAGTAGATTATCGTTCTctatatacaataatttttattttccatacTTCCAAATTCCAAACACAGTATAAATTGTAGCAAGTTATGAGGTTTTCAAATAACTTGGTGGCATGGCACATTATATGAGTTGCCACGCAGGATATGATGTGAGATGTAGCGATGAAAAAGATGTATGGGGATGGCACTGCGCAGAGCACAGCTGACCTTGAGCCAAATAGATTGAAGTGGTCTATAGTAATGTACttgaatatgtatttaaaaactcACATCTGGATGTATACATAAATTCTTTCTGGAACTGAGAACAACTCCTGTAAGGTTGGGCTTCTCTCCCTGACtcttttcataatattttataagattctTTAGCTCTTCCAACACCTTTTCTATCTCTGGCACAGTGCGGGAACAGTATATCAACTTTCTgaaatcatattaaaatatttgtaaattgttcCAAATGTTTACTAagactttgtaaataaataaatttcacctGACATGGTGTGGATTTTGTATCATGTATGCAacaattaatgataataaagatATAGTTTTGCCTGTCCCAGACGGCATCTCAAGTAGTCCATGACCctgtaattttacaaagtatttatagttttgaaaattaaccaaacatattgtattataaaattatcgtgtttaaaattataccttCGCATCAAGAGCTCGTTTCAATTCAAGCATATATGCATATTGTTCTGGATATATGTAATCGTAAGGAAAATACACTAATAATCCATCTACGGTGagcctaaaatattaaaattttggttATTAACGaatcaaataatgtttataaaagaagTATAGACTACTtacttcattttaaatgtatatatacacttttttatcgaatataatagaacttcctgtttaaaaaaacaacttctaatgaaattaatttatttataatgaagttcttattaataaagtacttTCATACCGCATTGTTTGCAATGTTTTGATGTTTGGTTTAGGTTTGGATTTTTGACCTTTTGACGCATTAAGTTTTGACAGCTACTTGACATTTGACATCTaacaaacagataaaaaaataatcgtaaaGGCACAAGAGCCGTACTTATATTAGCAGTTTTAATggaaactataaaaattattcgattCTGCTTCCCTTAATTTTTGGTAGTGGATAGGATAAATCCTTACAGATTACTATCGCATACCATATACTAATACTTCGGTACCGCTAACTACGCCACTAGTTTAATGTGCCGTGGTGGCCCATTCTAAAACAAACACCAGTAatcgtaataaaatttgagGTTCTGCagtgtttattattatcaatataatgatatgaaacataaaatcattaaatatattagctTAGGCAAATATGCACAGCAGacctttaattaattgtttactgGACCTATGAACTTTCGATAACGAATCATTGTAATTGCACCAATGCATTGTTCAATCACCATTTAAGTTTAAAGTGAGATAGTTTGTAAGAAATGGTTAAAATTGCAATTATCGGTGCGGGAGTCAATGGTTTGACATgcgctttaaaaattaaagagaaATATTCCGACTTTGATGTGAGTAAATTTCACGTTGTTTCTTCTTATAAAAAGGTGCACTTGACCTGAACACTCATCTTGTCCAGTTATTCACGATAAAACCTTCAAtcaaactaaaatttaaaatccgCTGACGATTTTACGTAAGACTTTTTATCACTAAGGTATTTTTCTCGGTataaataagtacatttttttttttcaggtgaCGATATTTTCTGAGGAGTTTACGCCAAACACAACAGGTGATGGATCAGGTGGTCTCTGGTATCCTTACCTCTGTGGAAGTACATCACAGGAAAACCTTACGTACGTAAAAGcgttttaaatatcttaattgTAGAGATAAAGATTGGTTCATCTAAGATCGAACTActcaataatttgtttgaaattattgaaGGAATCACAACTTTCTAATGCAGGAAATGGGGTAGCGAGACATACCAATTCCTGCACGATCTATGGTACACCGGTGGCTACCATATATCCCTGATACCGATTTATGAGCTATACAGAGACAAGCGTGAAGTGCTGCGCCCGCGCTGGGCCGACCTGGTCTTCGGGTACAGGGAACTCGACATGAGACAACTAGACCATCTCAGTCGCATGCACTCTATTAACTATGCGTAAGTATTCAACAAGTCTAAGTACATTGTATGATTTAGTAGCCATAATACGAACAATTCTTTCACAGAGCTGGTCGTACTTTTACAACTTTCGTGATTCAAGCGCCGAAACTATTGGAATATTTATACAAGAGGTATAAAGCTGCTAATGGGAAGGTGGTTAAAGCGAAATTATCTTCTCTTTCGGACCCTTTGCTGATGGCTTACCACGTCGTGGTGAACTGCACAGGGGTTGGAGCGAAACAACTTGTACCTGATGATAGAGTGTTTCCTATACGAGGACAAATCGTAAAGGTAACTGAacgtcatttattttaaacaaggaATAATTAACAACACGCTCAGAGTCAGCTTTTCTCTCAGATtgcttattttatcaatatacgATAACATATGTATTAAAAGGTTGTTTGAAGATGGAGTATAGTTTGTTGCAAGGAACGTGtcaatttaacttaatatccCCCACATGTAGAATAGACCTATGTTGATATAATTCCAGGTAAAAGCTCCGTGGCTGAACTATACAATCGTCGATGAGGACAGTGGGCATTATGTCATTCCAAAGTAAGTTTTAAGGTGTGTTGCCAGAATTAATTGAATCTTACACGATTTAAATTaaggtttaaaattgttaatatctGCCCTGCTGTAGCGATGCTCTGTGCGTGTTGGGAGGAACTCACCAGGAGCACGACTATAGGAGAGAACTGGACgatgaaaataaagatttcattGTAAAAGGCTGTAAACAAATGATACCTGGACTAAAGGTAATTTAAGGCACGTTCATAATAAACACATAATTTATGTGAATTTGAACGTGCGAAATATTTGTCTTTTGTACGTAACACTgagttaataaatactttttctggTGTCGTTATTAACATcctttattgatataattattcTTGCAGTACGCTGAATTAATACAACACTGGGCAGGTTTGCGGCCCGGCAGAGACGAGGTGCGACTCGAGACTGAGGAGAGAGGGGGCAAAGTATACATACACAACTACGGTCATGGTATGTATACTGTGTCCAACATTTTGGAGGAGTAACAAAAATTTCGTAAAGCGCCTGTCAAATTTAAAGAGCAACATTTTACTGTAAAGTGTGACTGATTGCTATTGAATCTTTGCAGGCGGCAGTGGGTTGACTTTATTTTGGGGCTGCGGTGACAGTGTGGTGGAATTATTAGGAGAGAGCTTGTCTTCAATAAAACCATctgatattaaat
Above is a window of Papilio machaon chromosome 20, ilPapMach1.1, whole genome shotgun sequence DNA encoding:
- the LOC106714654 gene encoding D-amino-acid oxidase → MVKIAIIGAGVNGLTCALKIKEKYSDFDVTIFSEEFTPNTTGDGSGGLWYPYLCGSTSQENLTKWGSETYQFLHDLWYTGGYHISLIPIYELYRDKREVLRPRWADLVFGYRELDMRQLDHLSRMHSINYAAGRTFTTFVIQAPKLLEYLYKRYKAANGKVVKAKLSSLSDPLLMAYHVVVNCTGVGAKQLVPDDRVFPIRGQIVKVKAPWLNYTIVDEDSGHYVIPNDALCVLGGTHQEHDYRRELDDENKDFIVKGCKQMIPGLKYAELIQHWAGLRPGRDEVRLETEERGGKVYIHNYGHGGSGLTLFWGCGDSVVELLGESLSSIKPSDIKSKL